A genomic stretch from Helianthus annuus cultivar XRQ/B chromosome 1, HanXRQr2.0-SUNRISE, whole genome shotgun sequence includes:
- the LOC110870797 gene encoding bet1-like SNARE 1-1, with the protein MNTRRDVRGSRTALFDDIEDGGIRATSSYSSHEIDEQENDRAMDGLQDRVLMLKRLTGDIHEEVEGHNRMLDRMGNDMDSSRGILSGTMDKFKTVFETKSSRRMFTLVASFVVGFLVIYYLTR; encoded by the exons ATGAATACTCGAAG GGATGTTCGTGGAAGCAGGACTGCTCTGTTTGATGACATTGAAGATGGTGGTATTAGGGCCACTTCGTCTTACTCATCCCATGAAATTGATGAACAGGAGAATGATAGAGCGATGGACGGGCTTCAAGATAGAGTTCTTATGCTGAAAAGG CTGACAGGTGATATTCATGAAGAAGTGGAGGGTCATAACCGAATGTTGGATAGAATG GGGAATGATATGGATTCTTCAAGAGGCATTCTATCTGGCACGATGGATAAATTCAAAACG GTTTTTGAGACTAAATCAAGCCGAAGAATGTTTACTCTTGTGGCTTCGTTTGTTGTCGGTTTCCTGGTCATATATTATCTCACTCGGTGA